The Actinopolyspora erythraea genome has a segment encoding these proteins:
- a CDS encoding single-stranded DNA-binding protein: MAGETVTTVVGNLTADPELRFTPSGAAVANFTVASTPRFYDRQAGEWKDGEALFLRCNIWRQAAENVAETLTRGMRVVVQGRLRQRSFETKEGEKRTVVEMEVDEVGPSLRYATAKVNKISRGGSGGGSGGAGGEDPWSSAPPAGSGGGFSDEPPF, translated from the coding sequence ATGGCCGGTGAAACTGTAACCACAGTGGTCGGCAATCTGACAGCCGACCCGGAACTGCGCTTCACCCCCTCGGGGGCGGCGGTCGCGAACTTCACCGTCGCGTCCACGCCGCGGTTCTACGACCGCCAGGCAGGCGAGTGGAAGGACGGCGAGGCCCTCTTCCTGCGCTGCAACATCTGGCGGCAGGCCGCGGAGAACGTTGCCGAGACGCTCACCCGCGGCATGCGCGTGGTGGTGCAGGGACGGTTGCGCCAGCGTTCCTTCGAGACGAAGGAGGGCGAGAAGCGCACCGTGGTCGAGATGGAGGTCGACGAGGTCGGCCCCTCGCTGCGCTACGCCACCGCGAAGGTCAACAAGATCAGCCGTGGTGGCTCCGGCGGTGGTTCCGGCGGGGCCGGTGGTGAAGACCCCTGGAGCTCGGCCCCTCCGGCCGGTTCCGGCGGCGGATTCAGCGACGAGCCCCCCTTCTGA
- a CDS encoding deoxyribonuclease IV, whose amino-acid sequence MQIGAHVRDDDPLTAASERGAEVVQFFLSDPQGWKAPQPHPQEERLRESDLRVFVHSPYVINVASLNNRVRIPSRKSVLSQTAAAARVGAEGVVVHGGHVTKDDDPAEGIANWRKLFERQAAEGGFEVPVLIENTAGGANAMARGFDDLARLWDAVGEFGAGFCLDTCHAYAAGEDLVGIAERVRAITGRIDLVHLNDSRDPFGSWRDRHANIGSGTIDPEVLREVCATADAPVVVETPPEGQAADIAYLRG is encoded by the coding sequence ATGCAGATCGGTGCCCACGTTCGTGACGACGATCCCCTGACCGCCGCGAGCGAACGCGGCGCCGAGGTCGTGCAGTTCTTCCTGTCCGATCCGCAGGGCTGGAAGGCCCCGCAGCCCCATCCGCAGGAGGAACGGCTCCGCGAGTCCGACCTGCGCGTCTTCGTCCACTCGCCCTACGTGATCAACGTGGCCTCGCTGAACAACCGCGTGCGCATCCCCTCCCGCAAGTCCGTGCTCTCGCAGACCGCCGCCGCGGCGCGCGTCGGGGCCGAGGGAGTGGTGGTGCACGGCGGCCACGTCACCAAGGACGACGATCCGGCCGAGGGGATCGCCAACTGGCGCAAGCTCTTCGAGCGCCAGGCCGCCGAAGGCGGTTTCGAGGTGCCGGTGCTGATCGAGAACACGGCGGGCGGGGCCAACGCCATGGCGCGCGGCTTCGACGACCTCGCCCGGCTGTGGGACGCGGTCGGGGAGTTCGGCGCGGGGTTCTGCCTGGACACCTGCCACGCGTACGCGGCGGGGGAGGACCTGGTCGGCATCGCGGAGCGGGTTCGTGCCATCACCGGCCGGATCGACCTGGTGCACCTCAACGACTCCAGGGACCCCTTCGGGTCCTGGCGCGACCGCCACGCCAACATCGGCTCCGGCACGATCGACCCCGAGGTGCTGCGGGAGGTCTGCGCCACCGCCGACGCACCCGTCGTCGTGGAGACACCGCCGGAAGGGCAGGCCGCCGACATCGCCTACCTGCGCGGTTGA
- the dnaB gene encoding replicative DNA helicase codes for MALADERGSEPPPDDDGGRGAAFERQPPQDVAAEQSVLGGMMLSKDAIANVVEVLQPQDFYRPAHHVIYECVLDLYGRGEPADAVTVSAALERRNELAKVGGGAYIHTLLQAVPTAANANYYAEIVSEKAVLRRLVEAGTRIVQYGYNGSEGAAIEEVVDRAQAAVYDVTERRTSEDYAALEDLLQPTMDEIDAIASRGGESEGIPTGFVDLDGVTNGLHPGQMIIVAARPGVGKALALDTPLPTPDGWTSMGAVSVGDLLLGADGRPVRVARTTEVMHGHPCYEVEFSDGTLLVADERHQWSLRDGTVCTTAGLRDRIANRLDVELPGHDPFALAQRDLPVAPYLLGVWLAAGDAETGELSGVHEDVLTNLEPEVPRDENGTVRIDEETAGKLAELGAWREPDVPAEYLRGSQQQRRSLLAGFADASGSVGEDGRVLLRVRESLSVRLRELVLTLGYPCTATVDAESEAGAASTLVVFDSGEDQIFRRTELDDQHKRHRGGDRHARRVTAVRPTGSVPVRCVEVDSTDRLYLASRSMIPTHNSTLGLDFARAASIKHGLGSVIFSLEMGRTEIVMRMLSAEARIRLGDMRGGRMTDEDWTRLARRMSEINEAPLFIDDSPNLTMMEIRAKARRLKQRNDINLIVVDYMQLMTSGKRVESRQQEVSEFSRSLKLLAKELEVPIVAISQLNRGPEQRNDRKPQLSDLRESGCLTGGTRLLRADDGSEITFDELMAGGQRPLVWSVDEHHRMVARPITNVFSSGVKEAFRVRLASGREVEATANHPMLTPWGWTPLGELTTGSHVAVPGRVPEPLRAEPVPESEVARLAADATRSASVPRRVFALPSEQLALFLRLLWGIEPVSEGSSELTAELGVECDSRTVTGRGLADGIQLLLSRFAIRSRLRRAGPVDGPDRWRVSLDGRDSRLRFAREIAPARTSEATRAAVGARSAASSGAGTALAGTVEGAPPPPGPPEPESAESAGDDVHWDEIVEITSLGRRPVYDATVADTHNFVSNSVVMHNSLEQDADMVILIHRPDAFERDDPRMGEADLILAKHRAGPTETITVAHQLHYSRFVDMAQE; via the coding sequence GTGGCGTTGGCTGACGAGCGCGGTTCGGAACCGCCCCCCGACGACGACGGTGGTCGCGGAGCGGCCTTCGAACGGCAACCGCCCCAGGACGTGGCCGCCGAGCAGTCCGTTCTCGGCGGGATGATGCTGAGCAAGGACGCCATCGCCAACGTCGTCGAGGTACTCCAACCACAGGACTTCTACCGCCCCGCGCACCACGTGATCTACGAGTGCGTGCTCGACCTGTACGGACGCGGCGAACCCGCCGACGCGGTCACGGTGTCCGCCGCGCTCGAACGCCGCAACGAACTCGCCAAGGTCGGCGGCGGCGCCTACATACACACCCTGCTGCAGGCCGTCCCCACCGCGGCCAACGCCAACTACTACGCCGAGATCGTCTCGGAGAAGGCGGTGCTGCGCAGGCTGGTGGAGGCGGGCACCAGGATCGTGCAGTACGGCTACAACGGTTCCGAGGGCGCCGCGATCGAGGAGGTGGTGGACCGCGCGCAGGCCGCCGTCTACGACGTCACCGAGCGGCGCACCAGCGAGGACTACGCCGCGCTGGAGGACCTGCTGCAGCCCACGATGGACGAGATCGACGCCATCGCCTCGCGCGGCGGCGAGTCGGAGGGGATCCCGACCGGTTTCGTGGACCTGGACGGTGTCACCAACGGGCTGCACCCGGGTCAGATGATCATCGTGGCGGCCCGTCCCGGTGTGGGCAAGGCGCTGGCGCTGGACACCCCGCTGCCCACCCCGGACGGCTGGACCAGCATGGGCGCGGTCTCCGTGGGCGACCTGCTGCTCGGCGCGGACGGCAGGCCGGTCCGGGTCGCCAGGACCACCGAGGTCATGCACGGTCACCCCTGCTACGAGGTGGAGTTCTCGGACGGCACGCTGCTGGTCGCCGACGAGCGGCACCAGTGGAGCCTGCGGGACGGCACGGTGTGCACCACCGCCGGGCTGCGCGACCGGATCGCCAACAGGCTCGACGTCGAACTGCCGGGGCACGACCCGTTCGCGCTGGCGCAGCGTGACCTGCCGGTCGCGCCCTACCTGCTGGGGGTCTGGCTGGCGGCGGGCGACGCCGAGACGGGCGAGCTGTCCGGAGTGCACGAGGACGTGCTGACCAACCTGGAGCCGGAGGTTCCCCGGGACGAGAACGGCACCGTGCGGATCGACGAGGAGACCGCCGGGAAGCTGGCCGAGCTGGGGGCCTGGCGGGAGCCCGACGTGCCCGCCGAGTACCTGCGCGGCAGCCAGCAGCAGCGCCGCTCCCTGCTGGCGGGGTTCGCGGACGCCTCGGGCAGCGTCGGCGAGGACGGCCGCGTGCTGCTGCGGGTCCGCGAGTCACTCTCGGTACGGCTCCGGGAGCTCGTCCTCACACTGGGGTACCCGTGCACCGCCACCGTGGACGCCGAGTCCGAGGCGGGGGCGGCGAGCACCCTGGTGGTCTTCGACAGCGGCGAGGACCAGATCTTCCGGCGCACCGAGCTCGACGACCAGCACAAGCGTCACCGGGGCGGCGACAGGCACGCGCGGCGCGTCACCGCCGTCCGGCCCACCGGCAGCGTGCCGGTGCGCTGCGTGGAGGTGGACTCGACCGACCGGCTCTACCTCGCGAGCCGCTCGATGATCCCCACGCACAACTCCACGCTCGGGCTGGACTTCGCCCGCGCCGCCTCGATCAAGCACGGGCTCGGCAGCGTCATCTTCTCGCTGGAGATGGGGCGCACCGAGATCGTGATGCGCATGCTCTCGGCCGAGGCCCGCATCCGACTGGGCGACATGCGCGGTGGGCGGATGACCGACGAGGACTGGACCCGCCTCGCGCGCCGCATGAGCGAGATCAACGAGGCGCCGCTGTTCATCGACGACTCGCCGAACCTGACCATGATGGAGATCCGCGCCAAGGCGCGGCGGCTGAAGCAGCGCAACGACATCAACCTGATAGTCGTCGACTACATGCAGCTGATGACCTCGGGCAAGCGGGTGGAGTCCAGGCAGCAGGAGGTCTCGGAGTTCTCCAGGAGCCTCAAGCTGCTCGCCAAGGAGCTGGAGGTCCCGATCGTGGCGATCTCGCAGCTCAACCGTGGTCCCGAACAGCGCAACGACCGCAAGCCGCAGCTGTCGGACCTGCGTGAGTCGGGCTGCCTGACCGGCGGGACGAGGCTGCTGCGCGCCGACGACGGCTCCGAGATCACCTTCGACGAGCTGATGGCCGGTGGGCAGCGGCCGTTGGTCTGGTCGGTGGACGAGCACCACCGGATGGTCGCGCGACCGATCACCAACGTGTTCAGCAGCGGCGTCAAGGAGGCGTTCCGGGTGAGGCTGGCCTCCGGCCGCGAGGTCGAGGCCACCGCGAACCACCCCATGCTGACCCCGTGGGGGTGGACGCCGCTCGGCGAGCTGACCACGGGTTCCCACGTGGCCGTGCCCGGCAGGGTTCCGGAGCCACTGCGAGCCGAACCGGTCCCGGAGTCCGAAGTGGCCCGCCTCGCGGCGGACGCGACGCGTTCGGCGAGCGTGCCGCGCCGGGTGTTCGCGCTGCCGAGCGAGCAGCTCGCGCTGTTCCTGCGCCTGCTCTGGGGGATCGAGCCGGTGTCGGAGGGCTCGTCCGAACTCACCGCCGAACTCGGGGTCGAGTGCGACAGCCGCACGGTGACCGGCCGTGGCCTGGCCGACGGGATCCAGCTGCTGCTGTCGCGGTTCGCGATCCGCTCCCGCCTGCGCCGAGCCGGTCCGGTGGACGGGCCGGACCGCTGGCGGGTGTCGCTCGACGGCAGGGACAGCCGACTGCGCTTCGCCCGCGAGATCGCCCCGGCACGGACTTCGGAGGCGACGCGCGCGGCGGTGGGGGCGCGCTCGGCCGCGAGTTCCGGGGCGGGCACCGCCCTCGCCGGTACCGTCGAGGGGGCACCGCCACCTCCCGGCCCGCCGGAACCGGAGTCGGCGGAGAGCGCCGGCGACGACGTGCACTGGGACGAGATCGTGGAGATCACCTCGCTCGGCCGGCGGCCGGTCTACGACGCCACGGTGGCCGACACGCACAACTTCGTGTCCAACTCGGTGGTCATGCACAACAGCCTGGAGCAGGACGCCGACATGGTGATCCTGATCCACCGGCCCGACGCCTTCGAACGGGACGACCCCCGGATGGGCGAGGCCGATCTGATCCTCGCCAAGCACCGCGCCGGTCCCACCGAGACGATCACCGTGGCCCACCAGCTGCACTACAGCCGGTTCGTGGACATGGCCCAGGAGTAG
- a CDS encoding DUF3558 family protein → MSGRVVRFLAAVLVLLGVSTACGSSDRPRELSLDDVRPCDLISRAELRDLRVEAPPRPVSVVAGSDEEGTSCRYSPVYGGTVSVAVVTNHGIARWTNGSMASSRAVELPRVRGYRAIRLEYGESESGPHDSCTSYVDVASDQSLKVHVSENSADDPPTCETARRFAGNAVRTLSE, encoded by the coding sequence ATGAGCGGTCGTGTGGTGCGATTCCTCGCCGCCGTGCTGGTGCTGCTGGGCGTGTCGACGGCGTGTGGCTCGTCGGACAGGCCGCGTGAACTGTCACTGGACGACGTGCGGCCGTGCGACCTCATTTCGCGGGCGGAGCTGCGCGATCTCCGGGTGGAGGCACCGCCGCGACCGGTTTCGGTCGTGGCGGGCTCGGACGAAGAAGGCACGAGTTGCCGGTACTCGCCCGTGTACGGTGGCACCGTCTCCGTCGCCGTCGTGACGAACCACGGAATCGCCCGGTGGACCAACGGCTCCATGGCCTCCTCCCGAGCGGTCGAGCTGCCCCGCGTGCGGGGATACCGTGCGATCAGGCTCGAGTACGGCGAATCCGAGAGCGGGCCGCACGACAGCTGCACCTCGTACGTCGACGTGGCCAGCGACCAGTCGCTGAAAGTGCACGTGAGCGAGAACTCGGCGGACGACCCGCCCACGTGCGAGACGGCTCGTCGGTTCGCGGGGAACGCGGTTCGGACGCTCTCCGAGTGA
- the rpsF gene encoding 30S ribosomal protein S6, with the protein MRHYELMVILDPSLDERNVASSLENYLKVIRNDGGSIEKIDVWGRNRLAYEINKRSEGIYVVLDLNSESASVNELDRQLNLSENVLRTKMLRKIVQPRKEARLARASAKAAKAANRGGGEVSA; encoded by the coding sequence ATGCGTCATTACGAGCTCATGGTCATCCTCGACCCGAGCCTGGACGAGCGGAATGTCGCCTCGTCCCTGGAGAACTACCTCAAGGTCATTCGCAACGACGGCGGCAGCATCGAGAAGATCGATGTCTGGGGCCGCAACAGGTTGGCCTACGAGATCAACAAGCGCTCCGAGGGCATCTACGTCGTGCTGGACCTGAACTCCGAGTCGGCTTCGGTCAACGAGCTCGACAGGCAGCTCAACCTGAGCGAGAACGTACTGCGCACGAAGATGCTGCGCAAGATCGTCCAGCCGCGCAAGGAAGCCCGTCTGGCCCGCGCCAGCGCCAAGGCCGCCAAGGCCGCCAACCGTGGCGGGGGCGAGGTGTCGGCCTGA
- the rpsR gene encoding 30S ribosomal protein S18, with translation MAKAPVRKPKKKVCAFCDDQNALSIDYKDTTLLRKYISDRGKIRARRVTGNCSQHQRDIAIAVKNAREMALLPYTSTAR, from the coding sequence ATGGCCAAGGCGCCCGTGCGCAAACCGAAGAAGAAGGTCTGCGCCTTCTGTGACGACCAGAACGCACTGAGCATCGACTACAAGGACACCACGCTGCTGCGCAAGTACATCTCGGATCGCGGCAAGATCCGTGCGCGGCGTGTGACCGGCAACTGCAGTCAGCACCAGCGGGACATCGCCATCGCGGTCAAGAACGCCCGCGAGATGGCGCTGCTGCCGTACACCTCGACCGCCCGGTAA
- a CDS encoding helix-turn-helix domain-containing protein: protein MTSRKKPGVQRRRLGSKLRQLREQADISVETVMDELDWSRSKLSRIETAINTITVPDVRALCGLYGADGELTDQLVRMSKQAKKKGWWHAYSDALTDYFNDYIELESEATSVTNYQIDLIPGLLQTSEYAHAVIEAWTPDITKDVVDRRTELRIARQRQLDGELKLWAVIDESALRRRCGDDSVMARQLRHVREMADRPNVTVQILPFEAGTHIAMGTAFTLLDFGGVYDPVVYIDNLTSALYLEEGHEVERYTLAAEHLRAVALDPRGSVARLEEIQAELSR from the coding sequence ATGACCAGCCGGAAAAAGCCCGGTGTGCAGCGACGGAGACTCGGTTCCAAACTCCGGCAGCTCCGTGAACAGGCCGACATCAGCGTCGAGACCGTGATGGATGAGCTGGACTGGAGCAGGTCCAAGCTCAGCCGCATCGAAACGGCGATCAACACGATCACCGTGCCCGACGTCCGCGCCCTGTGCGGGCTGTACGGCGCCGACGGTGAGCTGACCGACCAGCTCGTGCGGATGAGCAAGCAGGCCAAGAAGAAAGGCTGGTGGCACGCTTACAGCGACGCGTTGACCGACTACTTCAACGACTACATCGAGCTGGAGTCCGAGGCGACCTCGGTCACCAACTACCAGATCGACCTCATTCCCGGTCTGCTGCAGACCAGCGAGTACGCCCACGCGGTGATCGAGGCCTGGACGCCGGACATCACCAAGGACGTCGTGGACCGGCGCACCGAACTGCGGATAGCCCGGCAGCGGCAACTCGACGGCGAGCTGAAGCTGTGGGCGGTGATCGACGAGTCAGCGCTCCGCCGCCGCTGCGGTGACGACTCCGTCATGGCGCGCCAGCTTCGCCACGTCCGGGAGATGGCCGACCGGCCGAACGTGACCGTGCAGATCTTGCCGTTCGAAGCGGGAACCCACATCGCGATGGGCACCGCGTTCACCCTGCTGGACTTCGGAGGGGTGTACGACCCCGTCGTCTACATAGACAATCTGACCAGCGCGCTTTACCTCGAAGAGGGGCACGAAGTGGAACGCTATACGCTGGCGGCGGAGCATCTTCGTGCTGTGGCGCTCGATCCCCGGGGATCCGTCGCGAGGCTCGAAGAGATACAGGCCGAACTCTCCCGCTAA
- a CDS encoding DUF397 domain-containing protein, with the protein MNSPDLGQARWRKSTRSNGGGECVEVAQNLPGTALLRDSKLGADSPVLAVSPERFATFVAALKSDRLDG; encoded by the coding sequence GTGAACAGCCCGGACCTGGGACAGGCACGGTGGCGCAAGTCCACCCGCAGCAACGGTGGAGGGGAATGCGTCGAGGTCGCCCAGAACCTGCCGGGGACCGCTCTCCTCCGAGACAGCAAGCTCGGTGCCGACAGCCCCGTCCTCGCGGTCTCCCCGGAGCGTTTCGCCACCTTCGTCGCCGCGCTCAAAAGCGACCGCCTCGACGGCTGA
- a CDS encoding type VII secretion target: protein MAHTGKEFGTDLYGLKQVANSDLPTVSAAYDSAVDKCASARDGVSGISGVPEQFVAEGGAVADKYQRAHDSVIGLLRKTRENLDETAEALNQAADQYAEDDRAAAARLQQLLDDRGTPKPE from the coding sequence ATGGCACACACGGGCAAGGAGTTCGGCACCGACCTGTACGGGCTGAAACAGGTCGCCAACTCCGATCTGCCGACGGTGTCCGCCGCGTACGACAGTGCGGTCGACAAGTGCGCGAGCGCGCGGGACGGGGTGTCCGGGATCTCGGGCGTGCCCGAGCAGTTCGTCGCGGAAGGAGGAGCCGTGGCGGACAAGTACCAGCGGGCGCACGACTCCGTCATCGGCCTGCTGCGCAAGACCCGGGAGAACCTGGACGAGACCGCCGAGGCGTTGAACCAGGCGGCCGACCAGTACGCGGAGGACGACCGGGCCGCGGCGGCGCGGTTGCAGCAGCTCCTCGACGACCGCGGGACACCGAAACCGGAGTGA
- the rplI gene encoding 50S ribosomal protein L9, translating into MKIILTSDVSGLGSSGDIVEVRDGYARNYLLPQNLAILATKGAQKQVETIRRSQENRRVRDLEHARKLQEELQNLGLVRLSKKVSKKGKLFGSITESDVVSAVRSAGGPSLDKRSVELKGNVKSLGKMAVGVRLHPDVYASMHVEVTPGS; encoded by the coding sequence GTGAAGATCATTCTGACCTCGGACGTGAGCGGTCTCGGTTCCTCGGGTGACATCGTCGAGGTACGTGACGGCTACGCCCGCAACTACCTGCTGCCGCAGAACCTGGCCATCCTGGCCACCAAGGGCGCGCAGAAGCAGGTCGAGACGATCCGCCGCTCGCAGGAGAACCGTCGGGTCCGCGACCTGGAGCACGCCCGGAAGCTGCAGGAAGAACTGCAGAACCTGGGCTTGGTGCGGCTTTCCAAGAAGGTTTCCAAGAAGGGCAAGCTGTTCGGCTCCATCACCGAGTCCGACGTGGTCTCCGCCGTGCGCAGCGCGGGAGGCCCCAGCCTGGACAAGCGCTCGGTTGAGCTGAAGGGCAACGTCAAGTCGCTGGGCAAGATGGCCGTCGGAGTGCGGTTGCACCCCGACGTCTACGCCTCGATGCACGTCGAGGTCACCCCCGGCAGCTGA